Proteins encoded together in one Streptomyces sp. TLI_171 window:
- a CDS encoding Lrp/AsnC family transcriptional regulator, with translation MSAEQVSRLDRVDRSILRLLRQDGRASIRSVAERVHVSRANAYARISRMVEDGVIRGFTARVDHEKAGQGASAYVTLRIVQNSWRTVREQLLQLPGVAHIALVGGDYDVLMLVHTADNKELRELVLGSIQSIPEVLGTRTMLVFEETDHIPPDGP, from the coding sequence ATGTCGGCTGAACAGGTGTCCAGGCTCGACCGTGTCGACCGTTCGATCCTGCGGCTGCTGCGGCAGGACGGCCGCGCTTCGATCCGCTCGGTGGCCGAGCGGGTGCACGTGTCCCGGGCCAACGCGTACGCCCGGATCTCCAGGATGGTCGAGGACGGGGTGATCCGCGGCTTCACCGCCCGGGTCGACCACGAGAAGGCCGGGCAGGGCGCGTCCGCGTACGTCACGCTGCGGATCGTGCAGAACTCCTGGCGGACGGTGCGCGAGCAGCTGCTGCAGCTGCCCGGGGTGGCGCACATCGCGCTGGTCGGCGGCGACTACGACGTGCTGATGCTGGTGCACACGGCCGACAACAAGGAGCTGCGCGAGCTGGTGCTGGGCAGCATCCAGTCGATCCCCGAGGTGCTGGGCACCCGGACCATGCTGGTCTTCGAGGAGACCGACCACATTCCGCCGGACGGGCCGTAG
- the pdhA gene encoding pyruvate dehydrogenase (acetyl-transferring) E1 component subunit alpha, translating to MTVLDHRDRADQAPVPGWQPGATAPRTDPAPLLPDDRPYRVLGTPAAASADPELLRELYRRLVAGRRYNQQATTLTKQGRLAVYPASTGQEACQVAAALALRTDDWLFPSYRDTLAVVARGVDPLQALTLLRGNAHTGYDPRATRTAPLCTPLATQVPHAVGLAHAARLAGDDTVALALLGDGGTSEGDFHEGLNFAAVLHAPVVFLVQNNGYAISVPLTRQSAAPTLAHKAVGYGMPGRLVDGNDAAAVHQVLAEAVERARTGGGPTLVEALTYRVEAHTNADDATRYRHAAEVEAWQAHDPIRLLEEALRERGLLDEQLVAEAAEQAEQLAARMRAEFHTDPELDPMALFAHVYAEPTQQLREQAAQLAAELAAEAEVHGR from the coding sequence ATGACCGTCCTCGACCACAGGGACCGGGCCGACCAGGCCCCCGTGCCCGGCTGGCAGCCCGGCGCCACCGCGCCGCGCACCGACCCCGCCCCGCTGCTGCCCGACGACCGGCCGTACCGCGTCCTCGGCACACCCGCCGCCGCCTCGGCCGACCCGGAGCTGCTGCGCGAGCTGTACCGCCGGCTGGTGGCCGGCCGCCGCTACAACCAGCAGGCCACCACCCTGACCAAGCAGGGCCGGCTCGCCGTCTACCCGGCCTCCACCGGCCAGGAGGCCTGCCAGGTGGCCGCCGCGCTGGCGCTGCGCACCGACGACTGGCTCTTCCCGTCCTACCGGGACACCCTCGCGGTGGTCGCCCGCGGCGTCGACCCGCTGCAGGCCCTCACCCTGCTCCGCGGCAACGCGCACACCGGCTACGACCCGCGCGCCACCCGCACCGCACCGCTGTGCACCCCGCTGGCCACCCAGGTGCCGCACGCCGTCGGCCTGGCGCACGCCGCCCGGCTGGCCGGCGACGACACCGTGGCGCTCGCCCTGCTCGGCGACGGCGGCACCAGCGAGGGCGACTTCCACGAGGGCCTGAACTTCGCGGCGGTGCTGCACGCCCCCGTGGTGTTCCTGGTGCAGAACAACGGCTACGCCATCTCCGTCCCGCTGACCCGGCAGTCCGCCGCGCCGACCCTGGCCCACAAGGCGGTCGGCTACGGCATGCCCGGCCGGCTGGTCGACGGCAACGACGCAGCCGCCGTGCACCAGGTGCTCGCCGAGGCCGTGGAGCGGGCCCGCACCGGCGGCGGCCCGACCCTGGTGGAGGCGCTCACCTACCGGGTGGAGGCGCACACCAACGCCGACGACGCCACCCGCTACCGGCACGCCGCGGAGGTCGAGGCCTGGCAGGCGCACGACCCGATCCGACTGCTGGAGGAGGCGCTGCGCGAGCGCGGCCTGCTGGACGAGCAGCTGGTCGCCGAGGCCGCCGAGCAGGCCGAGCAGCTGGCCGCCCGGATGCGCGCCGAGTTCCACACCGACCCCGAGCTCGACCCGATGGCGCTGTTCGCGCACGTCTACGCCGAGCCGACCCAGCAGCTGCGCGAGCAGGCCGCCCAGCTGGCCGCCGAACTCGCCGCGGAGGCCGAGGTGCACGGGCGATGA
- a CDS encoding alpha-ketoacid dehydrogenase subunit beta encodes MTTATREQSGLRTGTMAQALNAALRDAMRADKTVHVLGEDVGALGGVFRITDGLTAEFGPERCLDTPLAEAGILGTAVGMAMYGLRPVVEMQFDAFAYPALEQLFSHVAKMRNRTAGKLPLPITIRVPYGGGIGGVEHHSDASEAYYAHTPGLHVVTPATVQDAYGLLRESIASDDPVVFLEPKRLYWGKAEWDPAAQVEPIGRAVLRRPGTSAVLITYGPSLPVCLEAAEAAKAEGRDLAVLDLRSLVPFDEATACEVVRSVGRAVVVHEATGFGGAGAELAARLTEKCFHHLAAPVLRVTGFDIPYPPPMLEHHHLPGVDRILDAVARLQWEE; translated from the coding sequence ATGACCACCGCCACCCGCGAACAGTCCGGCCTGCGCACCGGAACCATGGCGCAGGCCCTGAACGCCGCCCTGCGCGACGCGATGCGCGCCGACAAGACGGTGCACGTGCTCGGCGAGGACGTCGGCGCCCTCGGCGGCGTCTTCCGGATCACCGACGGCCTGACCGCCGAGTTCGGCCCGGAGCGCTGCCTGGACACCCCGCTGGCCGAGGCCGGCATCCTCGGCACCGCCGTCGGCATGGCCATGTACGGGCTGCGCCCGGTGGTGGAGATGCAGTTCGACGCCTTCGCCTACCCGGCACTGGAGCAGCTGTTCTCGCACGTCGCCAAGATGCGCAACCGCACCGCCGGGAAGCTTCCGCTGCCGATCACGATCCGCGTCCCGTACGGCGGCGGCATCGGCGGCGTCGAGCACCACAGCGACGCCTCCGAGGCGTACTACGCGCACACCCCCGGGCTGCACGTGGTCACCCCCGCCACCGTCCAGGACGCCTACGGGCTGCTGCGGGAGTCGATCGCCTCCGACGACCCGGTGGTGTTCCTGGAGCCCAAGCGCCTGTACTGGGGCAAGGCCGAGTGGGACCCGGCGGCGCAGGTCGAACCGATCGGCAGGGCCGTGCTGCGGCGCCCGGGAACCTCCGCGGTGCTGATCACCTACGGGCCCTCGCTGCCGGTCTGCCTGGAGGCCGCCGAGGCGGCGAAGGCCGAGGGCCGGGACCTGGCGGTGCTGGACCTGCGCTCGCTGGTGCCGTTCGACGAGGCCACCGCCTGCGAGGTGGTCCGCTCGGTCGGTCGGGCCGTGGTGGTGCACGAGGCGACCGGCTTCGGCGGGGCCGGGGCGGAGCTCGCCGCCCGGCTGACCGAGAAGTGCTTCCACCACCTGGCCGCGCCGGTGCTGCGGGTCACCGGCTTCGACATCCCGTACCCGCCGCCGATGCTGGAGCACCACCACCTGCCCGGGGTGGACCGGATCCTGGACGCCGTCGCCAGGCTGCAGTGGGAGGAGTGA
- a CDS encoding dihydrolipoamide acetyltransferase family protein has protein sequence MPVVREFTLPDLGEGLTGAEVVRWMVEVGEVIAVDQPVVEVETAKAVVEVPCPYGGVVTARFGEVGQEVPVGAPLVTVAVAPAPGDEPAPAVERPLVGYGVAESRRAGRRRVLPGGAAPVPVAVPVAERAPVAAPAAPAAPVAPAVPAVISPLVRRIAREHRLDLAGVPGSGPDGLITRRDVERAIAATAAPGPMVVPRGTEPDGELVPLRGLRRTVAEKLTRSHREIPAATCWVDADATELMSLRAQLNSVPGPKVSVLALLARICLAGLERFPELNSSVEGEAVRRHRAVHLGFAAQGQRGLLVPVVRDAHLLGTEQLSVELARLTEAARAGSLGPAELTGGTFTLNNYGVFGVDGSTPILNHPEAAMLGVGRITPKPWVHENQLAVRQVTQLSFTFDHRVCDGGTAGGFLRFVADCVERPGMLLRGL, from the coding sequence ATGCCGGTGGTCCGCGAGTTCACGCTGCCCGACCTCGGTGAGGGTCTCACCGGGGCCGAGGTGGTGCGCTGGATGGTCGAGGTCGGCGAGGTGATCGCCGTCGACCAGCCGGTGGTGGAGGTGGAGACCGCCAAGGCGGTGGTCGAGGTCCCCTGTCCGTACGGCGGCGTGGTCACCGCCCGGTTCGGCGAGGTCGGGCAGGAGGTGCCGGTCGGCGCGCCGCTGGTCACGGTGGCGGTCGCCCCCGCGCCCGGGGACGAGCCCGCGCCGGCGGTGGAGCGGCCGCTGGTCGGCTACGGCGTCGCCGAGTCCCGCCGGGCCGGCCGCCGCCGGGTGCTGCCGGGGGGCGCCGCACCGGTGCCCGTGGCGGTGCCGGTGGCCGAGCGGGCGCCCGTCGCGGCACCGGCCGCGCCCGCCGCCCCCGTCGCTCCCGCAGTGCCGGCGGTGATCTCGCCGCTGGTGCGCCGGATCGCCCGCGAGCACCGGCTGGACCTGGCCGGGGTGCCCGGCAGCGGGCCGGACGGGCTGATCACCCGGCGGGACGTGGAGCGCGCCATCGCGGCAACCGCCGCGCCCGGACCGATGGTTGTTCCACGTGGAACCGAGCCGGACGGCGAGTTGGTCCCGCTGCGCGGGCTGCGCCGCACCGTCGCGGAGAAGCTGACCCGCAGCCACCGGGAGATCCCGGCCGCGACCTGCTGGGTGGACGCCGACGCCACCGAACTGATGTCCCTGCGGGCCCAGTTGAACTCGGTCCCGGGCCCGAAGGTGAGCGTGCTGGCGCTGCTGGCACGGATCTGTCTGGCCGGCCTGGAGCGCTTCCCCGAACTGAACTCCAGCGTGGAGGGCGAGGCCGTCCGCCGGCACCGCGCCGTGCACCTGGGCTTCGCGGCGCAGGGGCAGCGCGGGCTGCTGGTGCCGGTGGTGCGGGACGCCCACCTGCTGGGCACCGAGCAGCTGTCGGTGGAGCTGGCCCGGCTCACCGAGGCGGCCAGGGCCGGGTCGCTCGGCCCCGCGGAGCTGACCGGCGGGACGTTCACCCTGAACAACTACGGGGTGTTCGGGGTGGACGGGTCGACGCCGATCCTCAACCACCCGGAGGCGGCGATGCTGGGCGTGGGCCGGATCACCCCCAAGCCGTGGGTGCACGAGAACCAGTTGGCGGTCCGTCAGGTCACCCAGCTGTCCTTCACCTTCGACCACCGGGTGTGCGACGGCGGCACCGCGGGCGGCTTCCTGCGGTTCGTCGCGGACTGCGTGGAGCGCCCGGGGATGCTGCTGCGCGGCCTGTAG
- a CDS encoding globin domain-containing protein, with translation MGTRQLALEGGPLRVRVARGTTAVAALPGTAPALAPTSPTSPSDPAEPADEPPTAVEQRGQSGPAQEQSSAGPAPAAAVLGLTPVPLTPVPAVPAKPTEPPAVPPLPTAAPALPAVPSPPAFEPLFKEAPALNWVGPDDRWSRAWGLPAGGRAVAELEPVGAPAEEAGPPQPPSAEDLVLIRAVLAAVQPHADRAMAHFHALMFLRHPELRAMFPAAMDEPRERLFRALRRCAGHGDDPAALREYLVPLGRRQRKYGALTRHYASVEDCLVAALARYGGSGWDERTEAAWRRLLALASRLMVEGAEQEARSTPPWWQAEVVAHRQAVPGVAVLTLRPDQAYPFRAGQWAALETPWWPRVWRPYSFGSAPRPDGLLTLHVKAVQAGWVSNALVHRARPGDVLRLGAAEGAMTVDHAAGENLLCLGGGTGIGPIAALVEEVAEHGAAGRRVEVFYGARRAAELYRLDELRELAARHSWLTVRPVLSEQSSASGGELLGELPEVVTRYAPWHGFTACLSGPAGMVRGGVAALRRSGVPDASIRHDLPRQRD, from the coding sequence TTGGGTACTCGTCAGCTCGCACTGGAGGGCGGGCCGCTGCGGGTCAGGGTGGCCCGGGGCACCACGGCCGTCGCCGCGCTGCCCGGTACGGCGCCCGCCCTCGCGCCCACCTCCCCCACCTCCCCGTCCGACCCGGCCGAGCCGGCGGACGAACCCCCGACCGCCGTGGAGCAGCGGGGCCAGTCCGGCCCGGCGCAGGAGCAGTCCTCCGCCGGGCCGGCGCCGGCCGCCGCCGTCCTCGGCCTGACCCCGGTGCCGCTCACCCCGGTGCCGGCCGTCCCGGCGAAGCCGACCGAGCCGCCGGCGGTTCCGCCGCTGCCGACCGCCGCGCCGGCGCTGCCCGCGGTGCCGTCACCGCCCGCGTTCGAGCCGCTGTTCAAGGAGGCCCCGGCGCTCAACTGGGTCGGGCCGGACGACCGGTGGAGCCGGGCCTGGGGGCTGCCGGCGGGCGGCCGGGCGGTGGCCGAACTGGAACCGGTGGGAGCGCCGGCGGAGGAAGCCGGGCCGCCGCAGCCGCCGAGCGCCGAGGACCTGGTGCTGATCCGGGCCGTGCTGGCGGCCGTGCAGCCGCACGCCGACCGGGCGATGGCGCACTTCCACGCGCTGATGTTCCTGCGGCACCCGGAGTTGCGGGCGATGTTCCCGGCCGCCATGGACGAGCCGCGGGAGCGGCTGTTCCGGGCCCTGCGGCGCTGCGCCGGGCACGGCGACGACCCGGCCGCGCTGCGCGAGTACCTGGTGCCGCTGGGCCGCAGGCAGCGCAAGTACGGGGCGCTGACCCGGCACTACGCCTCGGTGGAGGACTGCCTGGTGGCGGCGCTGGCCCGGTACGGCGGCAGTGGCTGGGACGAGCGCACCGAGGCGGCCTGGCGGCGGCTGCTGGCGCTGGCCTCGCGGCTGATGGTGGAGGGCGCTGAGCAGGAGGCCAGGTCCACCCCGCCGTGGTGGCAGGCCGAGGTGGTGGCGCACCGTCAGGCCGTGCCGGGCGTGGCGGTGCTGACGCTCCGTCCGGACCAGGCGTACCCGTTCCGGGCCGGCCAGTGGGCCGCGCTGGAGACGCCGTGGTGGCCACGGGTGTGGCGGCCCTACTCGTTCGGTTCGGCGCCGCGGCCGGACGGGCTGCTGACGCTGCACGTGAAGGCGGTGCAGGCGGGCTGGGTGAGCAACGCGCTGGTGCACCGGGCGCGGCCGGGCGACGTGCTGCGCCTCGGCGCGGCGGAGGGCGCGATGACGGTGGACCACGCGGCGGGGGAGAACCTGCTCTGCCTCGGCGGCGGCACCGGGATCGGGCCGATCGCCGCGCTGGTGGAGGAGGTCGCCGAGCACGGGGCGGCGGGTCGCCGGGTGGAGGTGTTCTACGGGGCGCGCCGGGCCGCGGAGCTGTACCGGCTCGACGAGCTGCGCGAACTGGCCGCCCGGCACTCCTGGTTGACGGTCCGCCCGGTGCTCTCCGAGCAGTCCTCGGCGTCCGGCGGCGAACTCCTCGGCGAGCTGCCCGAGGTGGTGACGCGGTACGCGCCCTGGCACGGCTTCACGGCCTGCCTGAGCGGGCCGGCCGGGATGGTGCGCGGCGGGGTGGCGGCGCTGCGGCGCAGCGGCGTGCCGGACGCGAGCATCCGGCACGACCTGCCGCGGCAGCGGGACTGA
- a CDS encoding NUDIX domain-containing protein, whose product MSGPVRPVVKRTARAILLEIDPDDPHAPASLVLIRRVRPGSPHPYWITPGGGVEPTDATVVAALHREVDEELGGKVTDVVPAFVDTVAHAHHEDGTPAHPHGVKVQHFFVCRLASLDPSRRHGPEVEQPNGEYAIVRVPFTREGVTSVNVVPPSLRAYLAANIEGVRALLAEDLG is encoded by the coding sequence ATGTCGGGCCCGGTCCGTCCTGTCGTCAAACGCACCGCCCGCGCGATCCTGCTGGAGATCGACCCGGACGACCCGCACGCCCCCGCCTCGCTGGTGCTGATCCGCCGGGTCCGCCCCGGCTCCCCGCACCCGTACTGGATCACCCCCGGCGGCGGCGTCGAGCCCACCGATGCCACCGTGGTCGCCGCCCTGCACCGCGAGGTGGACGAGGAGCTCGGCGGCAAGGTCACCGACGTGGTGCCCGCCTTCGTCGACACCGTCGCGCACGCGCACCACGAGGACGGCACCCCGGCGCACCCGCACGGCGTCAAGGTGCAGCACTTCTTCGTCTGCCGGCTCGCCTCGCTCGACCCGTCCCGCCGGCACGGGCCCGAGGTGGAGCAGCCCAACGGCGAGTACGCGATCGTCCGGGTGCCGTTCACCCGCGAAGGCGTCACCTCGGTCAACGTGGTCCCTCCCAGCCTCCGTGCCTACCTCGCCGCCAACATCGAGGGCGTCCGCGCCCTGCTCGCCGAGGACCTCGGCTGA
- a CDS encoding IclR family transcriptional regulator — MSMHRIGEPAGRGNAAAAGGIRAPRAPTLITSVQRALRLLEEVGSHVHGATAKQLARSAGLPLGTTYHLLRTLTHEGYLRRDGGRFYYGASVDGISRADTRQSEHVDLRSRMEELRDELGAAVYYAVYEDGEVRMVDVVSAAAQPPVEEWADFRSTAHAHAVGLCLLSQLGQEERLDHLSRYRPTALTPSTSGDVRAVLRRLEHVRPTMPVLERQEYALGTVCAAVPITVGSVVATMAISLPLEHADRLGPAAARLRSLVGAMFPAFVR, encoded by the coding sequence ATGAGCATGCACCGGATCGGGGAACCAGCCGGCAGGGGGAACGCCGCGGCCGCCGGCGGCATACGCGCGCCGCGCGCACCCACCCTGATCACCTCGGTGCAGCGCGCGCTGCGGCTGCTGGAGGAGGTCGGCTCGCACGTCCACGGCGCCACCGCCAAACAGCTGGCCCGCTCCGCCGGGCTCCCCCTCGGCACCACCTACCACCTGCTGCGCACCCTGACCCACGAGGGCTACCTGCGGCGCGACGGCGGCCGGTTCTACTACGGCGCCTCGGTGGACGGGATCAGCCGCGCCGACACCCGGCAGTCCGAACACGTCGACCTGCGCAGCCGGATGGAGGAGCTGCGCGACGAACTCGGCGCCGCCGTCTACTACGCCGTGTACGAGGACGGCGAGGTCCGGATGGTCGACGTGGTCTCGGCGGCCGCGCAGCCCCCGGTCGAGGAGTGGGCCGACTTCCGGTCCACCGCCCACGCGCACGCCGTCGGACTCTGCCTGCTCTCCCAACTCGGCCAGGAGGAACGGCTCGACCACCTGTCCCGGTACCGCCCCACCGCCCTCACCCCGTCCACGTCCGGCGACGTGCGCGCGGTGCTGCGCCGGCTGGAGCACGTCCGGCCGACCATGCCGGTGCTGGAGCGCCAGGAGTACGCGCTCGGCACGGTCTGCGCGGCGGTGCCGATCACCGTCGGGTCCGTGGTCGCCACCATGGCGATCTCCCTGCCACTGGAGCACGCCGACCGGCTCGGCCCGGCCGCGGCCCGGCTCCGCTCCCTGGTGGGTGCGATGTTTCCGGCGTTCGTGAGGTGA
- a CDS encoding SsgA family sporulation/cell division regulator gives MHSTVQAHMAMHLVVSSELSFRIVVDLDYDGDDPFAVRFTFHLPGDEPVTWVFARELLVDGISRPSGEGDVHIHPVGDDLSEVCIVLRAPEGDALLRAAAPPLLAFLARTDRVVPMGQELAGGELDEELASILSATGHENAG, from the coding sequence ATGCACAGCACGGTCCAAGCCCACATGGCGATGCACCTCGTGGTGTCGAGCGAGCTCTCCTTCCGCATCGTGGTCGACCTGGACTACGACGGCGACGATCCGTTCGCCGTCCGCTTCACCTTCCACCTGCCTGGGGACGAGCCGGTGACCTGGGTGTTCGCCCGCGAGCTGCTGGTAGACGGGATCAGCCGCCCGTCCGGCGAGGGCGACGTGCACATCCATCCGGTCGGCGACGACCTCTCCGAGGTCTGCATCGTGCTGCGCGCCCCCGAGGGCGACGCCCTGCTGCGGGCCGCCGCCCCGCCGCTGCTGGCCTTCCTCGCCCGCACCGACCGGGTGGTGCCGATGGGCCAGGAGCTGGCCGGCGGCGAGCTCGACGAGGAGCTGGCCAGCATCCTGTCCGCCACCGGGCACGAGAACGCGGGCTGA
- a CDS encoding phage holin family protein: MKNFVIKTLINAAAIWVAAWIVTGITLSGDDWGHKTLTVIAVALIFGVVNFLIKPLVKLLSLPLFILTLGLITFVVNALMLWLTSWASDKLSLDFHVEGFWSALLGALIISVVSWGLNLAFGDD; this comes from the coding sequence ATGAAGAATTTCGTGATCAAAACGCTCATCAACGCGGCGGCGATCTGGGTCGCGGCCTGGATCGTCACCGGGATCACGCTGTCGGGGGACGACTGGGGGCACAAGACGCTCACGGTGATCGCGGTGGCGCTGATCTTCGGCGTGGTCAACTTCCTGATCAAGCCGCTGGTGAAGCTGTTGTCGCTGCCGCTGTTCATTCTCACGCTGGGCCTGATCACCTTCGTGGTCAACGCCCTGATGCTCTGGCTGACCTCGTGGGCCTCGGACAAGCTGAGCCTGGACTTCCACGTGGAGGGCTTCTGGTCGGCGCTGCTCGGCGCACTGATCATCAGCGTGGTGTCCTGGGGCCTCAACCTCGCCTTCGGCGACGACTGA
- a CDS encoding cupin domain-containing protein, with amino-acid sequence MKLFRLDELDAERAAGDGAYLRFLKQPTMSAGLYALSPGDTDPQTPHAQDEIYLVVSGRAELTVGRETATVGRGSVVFVPAGVEHRFHHITEELRVLVVFSPPED; translated from the coding sequence ATGAAGCTGTTCCGGCTGGACGAACTGGACGCCGAGCGCGCCGCCGGCGACGGCGCCTACCTGCGCTTCCTGAAGCAGCCGACGATGTCGGCCGGCCTGTACGCGCTCTCCCCCGGCGACACCGACCCGCAGACCCCGCACGCCCAGGACGAGATCTACCTGGTGGTCAGCGGGCGGGCCGAGCTGACCGTCGGCCGGGAGACCGCCACCGTCGGCCGCGGCAGCGTGGTCTTCGTCCCCGCCGGGGTCGAGCACCGCTTCCACCACATCACCGAGGAACTGCGGGTCCTGGTGGTCTTCTCCCCGCCGGAGGACTGA
- the tenA gene encoding thiaminase II, which produces MKLTDELWAAAEPTYRRILDHPFLLGLADGTLPRAAFRPFVVQDSHYLRDYARALAVCAAKAPTEDQVLAFANDAIGAIAAEQQMHAEFMTALGEDPDADQGVLPTTRAYTSYLLATVHGGSFAEAVGAVLPCYWIYARVGEELARRSSPEPLYAKWIGAYGGAEFQQVVRRVLDLTDRLGDELSATERRRVVEHFTTTARYEWMFWDAAWRGETWPV; this is translated from the coding sequence GTGAAGCTCACCGACGAACTGTGGGCGGCCGCCGAGCCGACCTACCGCCGGATCCTCGACCACCCCTTCCTGCTCGGGCTCGCCGACGGCACCCTCCCCCGGGCCGCGTTCCGCCCCTTCGTGGTCCAGGACTCGCACTACCTGCGCGACTACGCCCGGGCGCTCGCCGTGTGCGCCGCCAAGGCCCCCACCGAGGACCAGGTGCTGGCCTTCGCCAACGACGCGATCGGCGCGATCGCCGCCGAGCAGCAGATGCACGCCGAATTCATGACCGCGCTCGGCGAGGACCCGGACGCGGACCAGGGCGTGCTGCCCACCACCCGGGCCTACACCAGCTACCTGCTGGCCACCGTTCACGGCGGCTCCTTCGCCGAGGCGGTCGGCGCCGTGCTGCCCTGCTACTGGATCTACGCCCGGGTCGGCGAGGAACTGGCCCGCCGCTCCTCCCCCGAGCCGCTGTACGCCAAGTGGATCGGCGCCTACGGCGGGGCGGAGTTCCAGCAGGTGGTCCGGCGCGTCCTGGACCTCACCGACCGGCTCGGCGACGAGCTGTCGGCGACCGAACGGCGGCGCGTGGTCGAGCACTTCACCACCACCGCGCGCTACGAGTGGATGTTCTGGGACGCCGCCTGGCGCGGCGAGACCTGGCCGGTCTGA
- a CDS encoding DUF5326 family protein, with product MAEFWKSLPSWVRNIVVPIIAIVVVWKIFWAVVGAVLGVVSFAINILVLVGIAAAVVILVKKAAKS from the coding sequence ATGGCCGAGTTCTGGAAGTCGCTGCCCTCGTGGGTGCGCAACATCGTCGTTCCGATCATCGCGATCGTGGTCGTCTGGAAGATCTTCTGGGCAGTCGTCGGTGCGGTGCTCGGCGTGGTCAGCTTCGCGATCAACATCCTGGTCCTGGTCGGCATCGCCGCCGCCGTGGTGATCCTGGTCAAGAAGGCGGCCAAGAGCTAG
- a CDS encoding NAD(P)-dependent oxidoreductase, translating to MPPPTIALTGATGFCGAQVAARATALGFRVLALGRRPARYGEHLPWDATAPDVPDLSAADAVVHCAAAVGDHPPGSPLERTQRVVNVEATARLLAAAGGRPFVFVSSASVYDPRPDRSRVTEEHPTADGHLNTYGRTKAAADRLALAAGAVVLRPRAVYGPGDPHLVPRLLASVRRGLLALPGRDVELSLTAVENLAEACLLAVHWPPGAYNVTDAHPYRRDAALRAVLAAHGNDARLLHLPHRLAALAVGRREGVTRYALDQLARPVVLDTTRSRLRGFTPGRDLDDYLGALGRA from the coding sequence GTGCCCCCGCCGACCATCGCCCTGACCGGCGCCACCGGCTTCTGCGGCGCGCAGGTGGCCGCCCGGGCCACCGCGCTGGGGTTCCGGGTGCTCGCGCTCGGCCGCCGCCCCGCCCGGTACGGCGAGCACCTGCCCTGGGACGCCACCGCCCCGGACGTCCCGGACCTGTCCGCCGCCGACGCGGTGGTGCACTGCGCGGCGGCGGTCGGCGACCACCCGCCGGGCTCGCCGCTGGAACGCACCCAACGGGTCGTCAACGTCGAGGCGACCGCCCGGCTGCTGGCGGCGGCGGGCGGCCGGCCGTTCGTGTTCGTGAGCAGCGCGAGCGTCTACGATCCGCGCCCGGACCGGTCCCGGGTAACCGAGGAACACCCCACCGCCGACGGCCACTTGAACACCTACGGACGGACCAAGGCGGCGGCCGACCGGCTGGCCCTGGCGGCGGGCGCGGTGGTGCTGCGCCCGCGCGCGGTCTACGGGCCGGGCGATCCGCACCTGGTGCCCCGGCTGCTGGCCTCGGTGCGCCGCGGCCTGCTCGCACTGCCGGGCCGGGACGTGGAGTTGAGCCTGACCGCGGTCGAGAACCTGGCCGAGGCCTGCCTGCTGGCCGTGCACTGGCCGCCCGGCGCCTACAACGTCACCGACGCCCACCCGTACCGCCGGGACGCGGCGCTGCGTGCGGTGCTGGCCGCGCACGGCAACGACGCCCGGCTGCTGCACCTCCCCCACCGGCTGGCCGCCCTCGCGGTGGGCCGCCGCGAGGGCGTCACCCGGTACGCGCTGGACCAGCTGGCCCGGCCGGTGGTGCTGGACACGACGAGGTCCCGGCTCCGGGGCTTCACCCCGGGCCGGGACCTCGACGACTACCTCGGCGCGCTGGGGCGGGCCTAG